The Methanomassiliicoccales archaeon genome has a segment encoding these proteins:
- a CDS encoding glycosyltransferase family 4 protein produces the protein MRLLIVTSEYVNLSADHKRGSGIARVVFEASEELKKNGVEVEICSPEGPHVVVPSTGFPGRIGLVFFWQNALKELRKIDQNYDAIWLHNPILLRKYRAKRPMVATVHSTSLGKNRQFRSLFFTAYVFVTSVLEVWSNREIARSGFEVTCVSESVCNELINIGPERKRIVRNGSIFPVVLKAPQSGSRKDASFLYVGRLDKIKNVRRIIRLYGSIKKEVEGCSLVIIGDGPEYASLRSENKDSSISFKGFLDHDAILPYYDEAEFFFMASIYEGCPLTLLDAVNRGLRCVVPNIPSLAFVEDMGLGKCYDNGDDKMASRELIDYVRQSSGKPRTNRVDFTWKSAIDQYIDLFKGNRD, from the coding sequence ACGGGGTGGAGGTGGAGATCTGCTCTCCAGAAGGTCCGCACGTCGTTGTCCCGTCCACCGGGTTTCCTGGCCGGATCGGTCTGGTCTTCTTCTGGCAGAACGCCCTCAAGGAACTGAGGAAGATCGACCAGAACTATGACGCCATCTGGCTCCATAATCCGATACTCTTAAGGAAATATCGAGCAAAGAGGCCGATGGTCGCCACGGTGCATTCCACGTCGCTAGGCAAGAACAGACAGTTCCGCTCCCTGTTCTTCACCGCATACGTGTTCGTCACCTCCGTCCTGGAGGTATGGTCGAACCGGGAGATCGCACGCTCGGGGTTCGAGGTGACCTGCGTTTCCGAGAGCGTCTGCAACGAGCTGATCAACATCGGGCCGGAAAGGAAGCGGATCGTCAGGAACGGTTCGATATTCCCAGTCGTCCTCAAGGCTCCGCAGAGCGGGTCACGCAAAGATGCCAGCTTCCTTTACGTCGGGAGACTGGACAAGATCAAGAACGTGCGAAGGATCATCCGGCTCTACGGGTCCATCAAGAAGGAGGTGGAAGGATGTTCCCTGGTCATCATCGGGGACGGTCCGGAGTACGCCTCGCTGAGATCTGAGAACAAGGACAGTTCCATCAGTTTCAAGGGTTTCCTCGACCACGATGCCATCCTCCCCTATTATGATGAGGCCGAGTTCTTCTTCATGGCCTCGATCTACGAGGGATGCCCGTTGACACTGCTGGACGCGGTCAACCGGGGGCTGAGGTGCGTCGTCCCGAACATCCCGTCGCTGGCGTTCGTGGAGGACATGGGCCTGGGCAAGTGCTATGACAACGGTGACGACAAGATGGCATCCAGGGAACTGATCGACTATGTAAGGCAGAGCTCGGGCAAGCCGAGGACCAACCGGGTCGATTTCACCTGGAAATCGGCTATAGACCAGTACATCGACCTGTTCAAGGGGAACAGGGATTGA